A single Microbacterium protaetiae DNA region contains:
- a CDS encoding O-antigen ligase family protein, whose amino-acid sequence MRAPAHLRWLSELLHSAGLARAFTLTTLGTVFSAHAVQWLAGQVTYVTMIAGLCVVGLGMLVARHRELSFLRLVPITLIVLTAWLGISVFWSGAPSQTFVGWVSFNGVAFLAIVVGHVRDTLQTARALGDVMRWLLSISLGLEIVIGILLPQPLHLLGIEGNITGLGPIEGIFGSRNMLGFVAVLALITFVVEWRTASVRPGLAVYSVAVGGLLAALSRSPTVLVLAASVGLATGVLAIVRRMQPHNRNTFQWSLGAVSVIALGTAYLFRHQIIAAAGPDFSIRANLWRMMSIFVRFNPIQGFGWFGPWPQDEYPFISINYALDKSYTTGLNAYADLVLQVGWVGAFLFVAMVGIATMRAWLVAGERRSIVYAWTPLILVTLIVNSLFESFALFGAGLLLLVVCLVRAGQSRSWRERMDVVTEEGSQLPPQ is encoded by the coding sequence GTGAGAGCGCCCGCACACCTGCGCTGGCTGTCCGAGCTGCTGCACTCGGCGGGCCTGGCACGGGCCTTCACGCTGACGACGCTCGGCACCGTCTTCTCCGCACACGCCGTGCAATGGCTGGCCGGCCAGGTCACCTACGTGACCATGATCGCCGGACTGTGCGTGGTTGGATTGGGGATGCTGGTGGCCCGGCACCGCGAGCTCTCGTTCTTGCGCCTCGTACCCATCACCCTGATCGTGTTGACCGCCTGGCTGGGCATCAGCGTGTTCTGGAGCGGTGCTCCCTCGCAGACCTTCGTCGGGTGGGTGTCGTTCAACGGCGTGGCCTTCCTGGCCATCGTCGTCGGCCACGTGCGCGACACCCTGCAGACCGCACGCGCTCTGGGCGATGTGATGCGCTGGCTGCTGTCGATCTCACTCGGCCTCGAGATCGTCATCGGCATCCTGCTCCCCCAGCCCCTGCATCTTCTCGGCATCGAGGGAAACATCACGGGCCTCGGCCCGATCGAGGGCATCTTCGGCTCGCGCAACATGCTCGGGTTCGTCGCGGTGCTGGCCCTGATCACGTTCGTCGTCGAATGGCGCACCGCCTCGGTACGGCCGGGCCTGGCCGTCTACTCGGTGGCCGTCGGCGGCCTGCTGGCCGCACTCTCGCGCTCACCCACCGTGCTGGTGCTCGCGGCGTCGGTGGGGCTCGCCACCGGCGTGCTGGCGATCGTGCGCCGCATGCAGCCGCACAACCGCAACACTTTCCAATGGAGCCTGGGCGCGGTGTCGGTCATCGCGCTGGGCACCGCCTACCTGTTCCGCCACCAGATCATCGCCGCCGCGGGGCCCGATTTCTCGATTCGCGCGAACCTGTGGCGCATGATGTCGATCTTCGTGCGCTTCAACCCGATTCAGGGGTTCGGCTGGTTCGGTCCCTGGCCGCAAGACGAGTACCCCTTCATCTCCATCAACTACGCCCTCGACAAGAGCTACACGACCGGCCTGAACGCCTACGCCGACCTGGTGCTGCAGGTCGGCTGGGTCGGCGCGTTCCTGTTCGTCGCGATGGTCGGCATCGCCACGATGCGCGCATGGCTGGTCGCCGGCGAGCGCCGGTCGATCGTCTACGCGTGGACCCCGCTGATCCTGGTCACGCTCATCGTCAACTCGCTGTTCGAGAGCTTCGCCCTGTTCGGCGCGGGCCTGCTGCTGCTGGTCGTCTGTCTCGTGCGTGCCGGTCAGTCACGCTCGTGGCGGGAGCGGATGGATGTCGTCACAGAAGAAGGCTCGCAACTGCCCCCACAGTGA
- a CDS encoding WhiB family transcriptional regulator: MTGAQYRSGVPADWFVDPVDLGVPGVRQPVEEDNPLAWQADALCAQTDPEAFFPEKGGSTRDAKRICQTCEVRAQCLEYALQNDERFGIWGGLSERERRRLKRQAS; this comes from the coding sequence ATGACGGGCGCACAGTACCGCTCAGGCGTTCCCGCAGATTGGTTCGTCGATCCTGTCGATCTGGGAGTGCCGGGTGTTCGGCAACCGGTCGAAGAGGACAATCCGCTCGCGTGGCAGGCAGACGCCCTGTGTGCGCAGACCGATCCGGAAGCGTTTTTTCCGGAGAAGGGCGGTTCGACACGTGATGCCAAGCGCATCTGCCAGACGTGCGAGGTTCGGGCGCAGTGTCTTGAATATGCACTGCAGAACGACGAGCGCTTCGGCATTTGGGGCGGGCTCAGCGAACGCGAGCGTCGCCGGCTGAAGCGGCAGGCCAGCTGA
- a CDS encoding O-antigen ligase family protein: protein MAVPSKHSVAAAPTAPVREKTAHLLLRAWCIFVLFLALSGVAWVNAIGTVATGALTIASGIVSVVLWLVVRPPVQWRRLPWFPVAYMVWAGLSIAWSHWPGTSAITWALLVITSLQGLFVAAVLTWRELVRAIASALKWCLGLSLLFEFIVAAFIRSPLLPGFVIPENPAADPIVYWCRGNLFNDGRIQGIYGSANPLAAACLLAIIVFAIRFASRAPRRSLLIVWIAVAAFLMYRASSATIYLAAVGVLVVLATVLLMRTAQRPGARTKWYVLFAVVGLGGALTAWLLRGRIFAALGRSADLTGRETIWQSVLDRTAQHPVVGNGFATPWIPTDPHFDGWIIDHGQTVMQAHNMWIDVSMQLGVVGVVLLALLYLAYIWRSWFFAVDRPRWDLHADRPYSPLTLLPTLVGALLLVQGLAESEPLLLWGWMAVVMLAFKIKQSPHVGVGRIEQRVAIERGELIDAAPPEAGAQR from the coding sequence ATGGCCGTCCCCTCGAAGCACTCCGTCGCCGCCGCTCCCACGGCGCCCGTCCGCGAGAAGACGGCGCACCTGCTGTTGCGCGCATGGTGCATCTTCGTGCTGTTCCTCGCGCTGTCGGGCGTGGCATGGGTCAACGCGATCGGCACGGTGGCCACCGGCGCCCTCACTATCGCCTCTGGCATCGTCTCGGTCGTGCTGTGGCTGGTCGTGCGCCCGCCGGTGCAATGGCGGCGCCTGCCCTGGTTCCCGGTCGCCTACATGGTGTGGGCGGGACTGTCGATCGCCTGGTCGCACTGGCCGGGCACCTCGGCGATCACCTGGGCACTGCTGGTGATCACTTCGCTGCAGGGTCTGTTCGTCGCGGCGGTGCTCACCTGGCGTGAGCTGGTGCGGGCCATAGCGTCGGCGTTGAAGTGGTGCCTGGGGTTGTCACTGCTGTTCGAGTTCATCGTGGCGGCGTTCATCCGCAGCCCGCTGCTGCCGGGGTTCGTGATCCCCGAGAACCCGGCCGCCGACCCGATCGTGTACTGGTGCCGCGGCAATCTTTTCAACGACGGCCGCATCCAGGGCATCTACGGCAGCGCGAATCCGCTGGCGGCCGCGTGCCTGCTGGCCATCATCGTCTTCGCCATCCGCTTCGCTTCGCGCGCTCCGCGCCGCTCGCTGCTGATCGTGTGGATCGCGGTGGCCGCTTTTCTCATGTATCGCGCGTCGTCGGCCACGATCTACCTCGCCGCCGTCGGCGTGCTGGTCGTGCTGGCCACGGTGCTGCTCATGCGCACCGCACAACGGCCGGGCGCCCGCACGAAGTGGTACGTGCTGTTCGCGGTCGTCGGCCTGGGCGGGGCCCTGACGGCCTGGTTACTGCGCGGGCGCATCTTCGCCGCGCTGGGCCGCTCTGCCGACCTCACCGGGCGTGAGACGATCTGGCAGAGCGTGCTCGATCGCACGGCGCAGCATCCCGTCGTCGGCAACGGCTTCGCCACCCCCTGGATCCCCACCGACCCGCACTTCGACGGCTGGATCATCGATCACGGCCAGACGGTCATGCAGGCACACAACATGTGGATCGACGTGTCGATGCAACTGGGCGTCGTCGGAGTCGTGCTGCTGGCGCTGCTGTATCTCGCCTACATCTGGCGGTCGTGGTTCTTCGCCGTCGATCGGCCGCGGTGGGACCTGCACGCCGACCGGCCGTACTCGCCGCTGACGCTGCTGCCCACGCTGGTGGGCGCCCTGCTGCTCGTGCAGGGGCTGGCCGAGTCGGAACCCCTGCTGCTGTGGGGATGGATGGCCGTGGTCATGCTCGCGTTCAAGATCAAGCAGTCGCCGCACGTGGGTGTCGGGCGAATCGAGCAGCGGGTGGCCATCGAGCGCGGTGAGCTCATCGACGCTGCTCCCCCCGAAGCCGGGGCGCAGCGGTGA